One genomic region from Pseudoduganella lutea encodes:
- the cphA gene encoding cyanophycin synthetase, producing the protein MNILDQRVLRGPNLYAARPCLLTVLDLQDLHGVASNDVPDFTDALLALMPSLMAHRCSPGHYGGFAERLRDGTYMGHIIEHLTLELQCLAGTPAGFGRTRRVRGQPGVYRIVCAYKVEEVALEAFDLALAIVGALAKGEPFALEGPLAALRGTAERNAVGTSTAAILKAARRRRIPYFRVTENANLFQLGWGSRQKRLQATMTGDASNIACRIASDKNLTKALLKEAGVPVPGGTVVTSADEALRAARKLRGTATVKPLDANQGKGVTTQCTTPEQVAAAFEAARKFSRSVIVERFIEGHDYRVLVTGDKVAAASLRRPPCVTGDGHRTVRELVEMENRNPARGKGHANILTQIPLDAHALQALEKQGYGFDSVPPVGVPVLLRGNANLSTGGTAEDVTDLLPAETRATCVRAARKIGLDVAGIDLVCRDIARPLAEQGGAIIEVNAAPGIRMHQYPVAGTPRDAGDAIVEAMYGGDNGRIPVIAITGTNGKTTTTLMAAHCVRAAGLRTGVTTTEGVYIDGRRIVSGDCSGYWSARTVLTDPTVDFAVLETARGGILKRGLAFDRCDVAVVLNISADHLGLDGVNTVEDLARVKGVVASAASRCVVLNAEDRHCVRMASRLADRLEVLFFALDPDNPVLLKHLHNGGRGAYLQDGELIVADGTRHLALLRAADMPSTLGGHARYNIANGLAAAAALLASGFAPEQIASGLGTFVSDGRTNPLRSNVFDVHGVTVVVDYAHNPAAYAALSGMARGLSKGRVVGVVTAPGDRRDQDLEAVGETCAGGFDEIVVYESNNRGRPAGDCVRLMLGGAGAAGKPEAVIHSRLNGHEALRHGLSLCQPGDVMVFACGSSLNEVVEALRESDPASAQRIAEQAALLVA; encoded by the coding sequence ATGAACATCCTGGACCAGCGCGTGCTGCGCGGCCCCAACCTGTATGCCGCACGGCCTTGCCTGCTGACAGTACTGGACCTCCAAGACTTGCATGGCGTCGCCTCGAACGACGTCCCCGACTTCACCGACGCGCTGCTGGCCCTGATGCCGAGCCTGATGGCGCACCGCTGCTCGCCCGGCCATTATGGCGGCTTCGCCGAGCGCCTGCGCGACGGCACCTACATGGGCCACATCATCGAACACCTGACGCTGGAACTGCAATGCCTGGCCGGCACGCCGGCCGGCTTCGGCCGCACGCGCCGCGTGCGCGGCCAGCCCGGCGTGTACCGCATCGTGTGCGCCTACAAGGTCGAGGAGGTCGCCCTCGAGGCATTCGACCTGGCGCTGGCGATCGTCGGCGCGCTGGCGAAGGGCGAACCGTTCGCACTGGAAGGCCCGCTGGCGGCGCTGCGCGGCACGGCCGAGCGCAATGCCGTGGGCACCAGCACCGCCGCGATCCTGAAGGCGGCGCGGCGCCGGCGCATCCCGTATTTCCGCGTCACGGAAAACGCCAACCTGTTCCAGCTGGGCTGGGGCAGCCGGCAAAAGCGCCTGCAGGCCACCATGACGGGCGACGCGAGCAACATCGCCTGCCGCATCGCCAGCGACAAGAACCTCACGAAGGCACTGCTGAAGGAGGCCGGCGTGCCTGTCCCTGGCGGCACCGTCGTCACCAGCGCCGACGAGGCCCTGCGCGCGGCGCGCAAGCTGCGCGGCACCGCGACCGTGAAGCCGCTCGATGCCAACCAGGGCAAGGGCGTGACGACCCAGTGCACGACGCCGGAACAGGTGGCGGCGGCCTTCGAGGCGGCCCGCAAGTTTTCCCGCAGCGTGATCGTGGAACGCTTCATCGAAGGTCATGACTACCGCGTGCTCGTCACCGGCGACAAGGTTGCCGCCGCATCGCTGCGGCGCCCGCCGTGCGTGACCGGCGACGGCCACCGCACGGTGCGCGAGCTGGTCGAGATGGAAAACCGCAATCCCGCGCGCGGCAAGGGCCACGCCAACATTCTCACGCAGATCCCGCTCGACGCGCATGCGCTGCAGGCGCTGGAGAAACAGGGTTACGGTTTCGACAGCGTGCCGCCGGTGGGCGTGCCCGTCCTGTTGCGCGGCAATGCCAACCTGTCCACCGGCGGCACCGCCGAGGACGTGACGGACCTGCTGCCCGCCGAGACGCGCGCCACCTGCGTGCGCGCGGCGCGCAAGATCGGCCTGGACGTGGCCGGCATCGACCTGGTCTGCCGCGACATCGCCCGGCCGCTGGCCGAACAGGGTGGCGCGATCATCGAAGTGAACGCGGCGCCGGGGATCCGCATGCACCAGTACCCCGTGGCCGGCACGCCGCGCGACGCGGGCGACGCCATCGTCGAGGCGATGTATGGCGGCGACAATGGCCGCATTCCCGTCATCGCGATCACCGGCACGAACGGCAAGACCACGACCACGCTGATGGCGGCGCACTGCGTGCGCGCGGCCGGCCTGCGCACGGGCGTGACGACGACCGAGGGCGTGTATATCGACGGCCGCCGCATCGTCAGCGGCGACTGCAGCGGCTACTGGTCGGCGCGCACCGTGCTGACCGATCCCACGGTGGACTTCGCCGTGCTGGAAACGGCGCGCGGCGGCATCCTCAAGCGCGGCCTGGCGTTCGACCGCTGCGACGTGGCCGTGGTGCTGAACATCAGCGCCGACCACCTGGGGCTGGACGGCGTGAACACCGTGGAGGACCTGGCGCGCGTGAAGGGTGTCGTGGCCAGCGCGGCGTCGCGCTGCGTCGTGCTCAACGCGGAAGACCGCCATTGCGTGCGCATGGCCAGCCGGCTTGCCGACAGGCTCGAGGTGCTGTTCTTCGCGCTGGACCCGGACAATCCGGTGCTGCTCAAGCACCTGCACAACGGTGGCCGGGGTGCCTACCTGCAGGACGGTGAACTGATCGTCGCGGACGGCACGCGCCACCTGGCGCTGCTGCGCGCGGCGGACATGCCGTCCACGCTCGGCGGCCATGCCCGCTACAACATCGCCAACGGGCTTGCCGCCGCGGCGGCGCTGCTGGCTTCCGGCTTCGCGCCCGAGCAGATCGCATCGGGCCTGGGCACGTTCGTGTCGGACGGCCGCACCAACCCGCTGCGCAGCAATGTGTTCGACGTGCATGGCGTCACCGTCGTCGTCGATTACGCGCACAATCCGGCCGCGTATGCGGCGCTGTCGGGCATGGCGCGGGGCCTGTCGAAAGGCCGCGTGGTCGGCGTGGTCACCGCGCCGGGCGACCGCCGCGACCAGGACCTCGAAGCCGTCGGCGAGACGTGCGCGGGCGGCTTCGACGAGATCGTCGTGTATGAATCGAACAACCGCGGCCGGCCTGCCGGCGACTGCGTGCGGCTGATGCTGGGCGGTGCCGGTGCCGCCGGCAAGCCTGAGGCCGTCATCCATAGCCGTCTGAACGGCCATGAAGCGCTGCGCCACGGCCTGTCGCTGTGCCAGCCCGGCGACGTGATGGTGTTCGCCTGCGGCTCGTCGCTCAACGAGGTCGTCGAGGCATTGCGGGAAAGCGATCCCGCCAGCGCGCAGCGGATCGCCGAGCAGGCGGCATTGCTGGTGGCGTGA
- a CDS encoding cyanophycinase — protein MSGQTSGEMSAPASRHPANEHFDRSQHGHLVIVGGHEDRENSKDILSRFVQLCGGTQGTIAVITAASRVPDVMWERYDTVFREIGVREVVRVDLPDRATANDPGLAARVRQCDGIWMTGGDQKRLLAMIGGTLLDEAMHGALKESGACIGGTSAGASAMCGHMLADGKADLLPEKGSVSLGAGLGFVQRVVIDQHFSERHRLARLLTIVAQNPYLLGIGIDEDTALVVERGVGIEVIGAGSVTVVDGRAMISNVADIPAGGTPQLIDVRLHLLPTGSSFALPGEINHPHQLPPDATRDTPAPLTDFIRTVTKRNPLS, from the coding sequence ATGAGTGGACAAACGAGCGGGGAAATGAGCGCGCCAGCGAGCCGGCATCCGGCGAACGAACACTTCGACCGCAGCCAGCATGGCCACCTCGTCATCGTCGGCGGCCACGAAGACCGCGAGAACAGCAAGGACATCCTGTCGCGCTTCGTGCAGCTGTGCGGCGGCACGCAAGGCACGATCGCCGTCATCACGGCCGCCAGCCGCGTGCCCGACGTGATGTGGGAGCGTTACGACACGGTGTTCCGTGAAATCGGCGTACGCGAAGTGGTGCGCGTCGACCTGCCGGACCGCGCCACCGCCAACGATCCCGGCCTGGCGGCGCGTGTGCGCCAGTGCGACGGGATCTGGATGACCGGCGGTGACCAGAAACGCCTGCTGGCGATGATCGGCGGCACCTTGCTCGACGAGGCGATGCACGGCGCGCTGAAGGAAAGCGGCGCGTGCATCGGCGGCACCAGCGCCGGCGCGTCGGCCATGTGCGGCCACATGCTGGCCGACGGCAAGGCCGACCTGTTGCCGGAAAAAGGCTCCGTCAGCCTTGGTGCCGGCCTCGGCTTCGTCCAGCGCGTCGTCATCGACCAGCATTTCAGCGAGCGGCACCGGCTGGCGCGGCTGCTGACGATCGTCGCGCAGAATCCGTATTTGCTGGGCATCGGCATCGACGAGGACACGGCGCTCGTGGTCGAGCGCGGCGTGGGCATCGAGGTGATCGGCGCGGGCAGCGTGACGGTCGTCGACGGCCGCGCGATGATCTCGAACGTGGCCGACATCCCGGCCGGCGGCACGCCGCAGCTGATCGACGTGCGCCTGCACCTGCTGCCCACCGGCAGCAGCTTCGCGCTGCCCGGAGAGATCAACCACCCGCACCAGCTGCCGCCGGACGCCACGCGCGACACGCCGGCCCCGCTCACCGACTTCATCCGCACCGTCACGAAGAGGAATCCCCTGTCATGA
- a CDS encoding isoaspartyl peptidase/L-asparaginase has product MTQDLQATVVTHGGAGGSRDQDDGCRFAARTGLDRLAGGGSALDGAVAAVVALEDDGRYNAGSGSVLCLDGRTIEMDASVMDSQGALGAVACLQRVKNPVLVAQAVARTPHWLLAGEGAERFARTAGFAIHHAISERQRAKHERLMATLGGKEPATPGVANRAFKDYWNYDTPPEFTPCDTVGAVVRDAAGNFAVACSTGGSAPSLLGRVGDTPIIGSGFYAGAEGAVAVTGIGEHIVRHLLAHTVYTWMAGGMPVEEAVQRGVDLLPAEIDVGVIAINRHAAAMRSNREMPCAEERA; this is encoded by the coding sequence ATGACCCAAGATTTGCAAGCGACCGTCGTCACGCACGGCGGTGCAGGCGGCAGCCGAGACCAGGATGACGGCTGCCGGTTCGCCGCCCGCACGGGCCTCGACCGCCTGGCCGGCGGCGGCAGCGCGCTCGACGGCGCCGTGGCCGCCGTCGTCGCGCTGGAAGACGACGGCCGCTACAACGCCGGCAGCGGCTCAGTGCTGTGTCTGGACGGCCGCACCATCGAGATGGATGCGTCCGTGATGGATTCGCAAGGCGCCCTGGGCGCCGTCGCGTGCCTCCAGCGCGTGAAAAATCCCGTGCTGGTGGCGCAGGCCGTTGCCCGCACCCCGCACTGGCTGCTGGCCGGCGAAGGTGCCGAACGTTTTGCCCGCACGGCCGGCTTCGCGATCCACCACGCGATCAGCGAGCGCCAGCGCGCCAAGCACGAACGCCTGATGGCCACGCTGGGCGGCAAGGAGCCCGCCACGCCGGGCGTGGCCAACCGCGCGTTCAAGGATTACTGGAACTACGACACGCCGCCTGAATTCACGCCATGCGACACGGTCGGCGCCGTGGTACGCGATGCCGCCGGCAACTTTGCCGTGGCCTGCTCCACGGGAGGCTCGGCACCGTCGCTGCTGGGCCGCGTCGGCGACACGCCAATCATCGGCAGCGGCTTCTATGCGGGTGCGGAAGGCGCCGTGGCCGTCACCGGCATCGGCGAACACATCGTGCGCCATCTGTTGGCCCACACCGTCTATACCTGGATGGCCGGCGGCATGCCGGTCGAGGAAGCCGTGCAGCGCGGCGTGGACCTGCTGCCGGCGGAAATCGACGTGGGCGTCATCGCCATCAACCGCCATGCGGCGGCCATGCGCAGCAACCGCGAAATGCCCTGCGCGGAGGAGCGCGCATGA
- a CDS encoding methyltransferase yields the protein MMNATASAGLSGLGAAAAVSTDLSGQEAAPCAVRGQPMPDAAALLDLGRALRAAGYRFTTVTPATHSRVKGRSDHVWARDLADIFGWSRPFRAEALSAELLALMVRAGIAQPHRDGWRSTLRASTLGGELYFHSAYPTSEPDAVFFGPDTYRFARALRSELAVIAATGRPVRRAADVGAGGGPGALTVARHCPGAEVLALDINARAMHLCRINAQLAELDNVVVRHSNLLQDVPGEFDLIVSNPPYLLDKSERAYRHGGGELGAGLSLALTKQALSRLAPGGSLLLYTGVAMLHNDDPFLRRIEPLLAHAGMSWQYEEIDPDVFGEELDTPAYAEADRIAAVWLKASKPLH from the coding sequence ATGATGAACGCCACCGCCAGCGCGGGCCTGTCCGGCCTGGGGGCCGCAGCCGCGGTTTCCACCGACCTTTCTGGCCAGGAAGCCGCGCCATGCGCCGTACGCGGGCAGCCAATGCCGGATGCGGCCGCCCTGCTCGACCTGGGCCGCGCGCTGCGTGCCGCCGGGTATCGCTTCACCACGGTCACGCCAGCCACCCACAGCCGCGTGAAAGGCCGCAGCGACCACGTGTGGGCGCGCGACCTGGCCGACATCTTCGGCTGGAGCCGGCCCTTCCGCGCCGAGGCGCTGTCGGCCGAACTGCTCGCGCTGATGGTCCGCGCCGGCATTGCCCAGCCACACCGCGACGGCTGGCGTTCGACCCTGCGCGCCTCCACACTGGGCGGTGAGCTGTATTTCCATTCCGCCTACCCCACCAGTGAACCCGATGCCGTGTTCTTCGGACCGGATACCTACCGCTTCGCGCGTGCGTTGCGCAGCGAACTGGCCGTGATCGCCGCGACCGGGCGCCCGGTGCGGCGCGCGGCGGACGTGGGCGCCGGTGGCGGTCCCGGCGCGTTGACGGTGGCGCGCCACTGCCCTGGCGCCGAGGTACTGGCGCTGGACATCAACGCCCGCGCAATGCACCTGTGCCGCATCAACGCGCAGTTGGCGGAGCTGGACAACGTCGTGGTTCGCCACAGCAACCTGCTGCAGGACGTACCGGGCGAGTTCGACCTCATCGTCTCGAATCCGCCCTACCTGCTGGACAAATCCGAGCGCGCCTACCGTCATGGTGGCGGCGAGCTGGGCGCTGGTCTGTCGCTCGCGCTGACGAAGCAGGCGCTGAGCCGGCTCGCGCCGGGCGGCAGCCTGCTGCTGTACACGGGCGTGGCCATGTTGCACAACGACGACCCGTTCCTGCGGCGCATCGAGCCGCTGCTGGCGCACGCGGGCATGAGCTGGCAGTACGAGGAAATCGACCCCGACGTGTTCGGCGAGGAACTCGACACGCCCGCCTATGCCGAAGCGGACCGCATCGCGGCCGTCTGGCTGAAGGCGTCCAAGCCATTGCACTGA